One segment of Rhodanobacteraceae bacterium DNA contains the following:
- the ccoS gene encoding cbb3-type cytochrome oxidase assembly protein CcoS: MNILLVLIPLSLLLVGAALYAFFWAVDNDQFEDMETPALDILADDDQPVAPRGRER, from the coding sequence ATGAACATCCTGTTGGTGCTGATCCCGCTTTCGCTGCTGCTGGTCGGCGCTGCGCTGTACGCCTTCTTCTGGGCGGTCGACAACGATCAGTTCGAGGATATGGAAACCCCGGCGCTGGACATCCTCGCCGACGACGACCAGCCGGTGGCGCCGCGCGGCCGTGAGCGGTGA
- a CDS encoding sulfite exporter TauE/SafE family protein: MSGELTLFAALLLGLAGSGHCLVMCGGIATAFGVSGGGRAPGVPLAASLGRIGGYAALGALFGSVGLGFGDWLQQPAGLWTLRALAALALVLMGLQLGGYARILDRVATIGAPLWRRLQPLSRRLLPVDSMPKALAFGALWGLLPCGLVYGMLALSLGFASPIQGALFMGAFGLGTLPALLGLGLAAGHGVKSGLGANAKRIVGALLVGFGVFFFIAPWVLPESGPLAALRPLLDCH; the protein is encoded by the coding sequence GTGAGCGGTGAGCTGACCCTGTTCGCCGCGCTGCTGCTCGGACTGGCCGGCAGCGGCCATTGCCTGGTGATGTGCGGCGGCATCGCCACCGCCTTTGGTGTCTCGGGCGGCGGTCGTGCGCCTGGCGTGCCGCTGGCCGCCAGTCTCGGACGCATCGGCGGGTATGCCGCGCTCGGCGCGCTGTTCGGCAGCGTGGGGCTGGGTTTCGGCGACTGGCTGCAGCAACCCGCGGGCCTGTGGACCCTGCGCGCGCTGGCCGCACTGGCGCTGGTGTTGATGGGGCTGCAACTCGGCGGCTACGCGCGGATCCTCGACCGCGTGGCCACCATCGGCGCGCCGCTGTGGCGCCGCCTGCAGCCACTCAGCCGGCGCCTGCTGCCGGTCGACTCCATGCCAAAGGCGCTGGCCTTCGGCGCACTGTGGGGTCTGCTGCCCTGCGGCCTGGTCTACGGCATGCTGGCCTTGAGCCTGGGCTTCGCCAGCCCGATTCAGGGCGCGCTGTTCATGGGCGCCTTCGGCCTCGGCACATTGCCGGCATTGCTCGGATTGGGGCTGGCGGCCGGTCATGGCGTGAAGTCGGGGCTCGGCGCGAATGCGAAGCGGATCGTCGGTGCGCTGCTGGTCGGCTTCGGCGTGTTCTTTTTCATCGCACCGTGGGTATTGCCGGAATCCGGCCCGCTGGCGGCGCTGCGACCGCTGCTCGATTGCCACTGA
- a CDS encoding DUF3052 family protein produces the protein MAATPGYSGTPLARKLGIGAGTWIAVIDAPPDYREWVDPLPTGAQVVSYPDRQATIVHLFAVDRVVLAGRLAEFRAALRPEVAIWVSWPKKASKQATTITEDVIREHALPLGFVDIKVCAVSTVWSGLKLVVRKQLR, from the coding sequence ATGGCCGCGACGCCGGGATATTCGGGCACCCCGCTGGCACGCAAGCTGGGCATCGGCGCCGGCACCTGGATCGCGGTGATCGACGCCCCGCCGGATTACCGCGAATGGGTCGATCCCTTGCCGACGGGCGCGCAGGTGGTGAGCTACCCGGATCGGCAGGCGACCATCGTGCACCTTTTTGCGGTCGACCGGGTGGTCCTCGCCGGGCGCCTGGCGGAGTTTCGCGCCGCGTTGCGGCCTGAGGTGGCGATCTGGGTGTCGTGGCCGAAAAAGGCCTCGAAGCAAGCGACCACGATCACCGAGGACGTGATCCGCGAGCATGCGCTGCCGCTGGGTTTCGTCGACATCAAGGTCTGCGCGGTCAGCACAGTCTGGTCCGGGCTCAAGCTGGTCGTGCGCAAGCAACTGCGCTGA
- a CDS encoding enoyl-CoA hydratase/isomerase family protein, whose amino-acid sequence MTTHSRSTARIAVLTLANPPVNGLGHDTRSALAAGIDAALADPEIVGIVIHGAGKVFCGGADIREFDSPKMLAEPNLHQLIAQIEASPKPVVVALHGVCMGGGTELALGAHARVAQRGTQIGLPEVNIGLVPGAGGTQRLPRAVGLETALQMIVSGLPRKAEQLAALPGQRLLAAVTDGDPLEAAIAQAQALAASAERPQLRDVAVDTGGIDADAVLAQALAATHPGFPSQARCVDCVAAAVREPIDQGLAFEGQTFVALLATPESRALRHAFFAERAAAKIPDVPEDTPARKLRKVGVIGAGTMGGGIAMSLLNAGLPVTLLEASQDALDRGLATIRKNYEGSVRKGSLSADALAQRLALLTPTLEYADLADCDLVIEAVFEDFEVKAAVFRRLDAVAKTGAILASNTSTLDIDRIAAVTTRPQDVVGLHFFSPANIMKLLEVVRGSATAKDVLATAMALARRIGKTAVVAGNCDGFIGNRMIEQYSRQAGFLLEEGALPAQIDAAMERFGFAMGPFRMSDLAGNDIGWAIRKRRAIERPELVYPAIFDQLCETGRFGQKTGAGWYDYLPGDRKAHPSALVDQLVIAHSQSLGLARREISDREIIERLVYALVNEGAALLAEGHASRASDIDVVYLTGYGFPRWRGGPMQYAAEVGLERVVAAMHAFQSAAIDRARRDSWQPAPLLLERATQGRGWNGR is encoded by the coding sequence ATGACCACCCACTCCCGCAGCACCGCCCGCATCGCCGTCCTCACCCTGGCCAACCCGCCGGTCAACGGCCTCGGGCATGACACACGCTCGGCACTGGCCGCCGGGATCGACGCCGCGCTGGCGGATCCGGAGATCGTCGGCATCGTCATCCATGGCGCGGGCAAGGTGTTCTGCGGCGGCGCCGACATCCGCGAGTTCGATTCGCCGAAGATGCTGGCCGAGCCGAACCTGCACCAACTGATCGCGCAGATCGAAGCCAGCCCGAAGCCGGTGGTGGTGGCGCTGCATGGCGTGTGCATGGGTGGCGGCACCGAGCTGGCGTTGGGCGCGCACGCGCGAGTGGCCCAGCGCGGCACCCAGATCGGGCTGCCGGAGGTCAACATCGGGCTGGTGCCGGGGGCCGGCGGCACCCAGCGTCTGCCGCGCGCGGTGGGGCTGGAAACCGCGCTGCAGATGATCGTGTCGGGACTGCCGCGCAAGGCCGAGCAACTGGCCGCCCTGCCCGGCCAACGGCTGCTGGCGGCGGTAACCGACGGCGATCCGCTCGAAGCTGCCATCGCCCAGGCGCAGGCGCTCGCGGCGAGCGCCGAGCGACCGCAGCTGCGCGACGTGGCGGTCGACACCGGCGGCATCGACGCCGACGCCGTCCTCGCCCAGGCGCTGGCCGCTACGCACCCGGGTTTCCCGTCGCAGGCACGCTGCGTGGATTGCGTCGCGGCCGCGGTGCGTGAGCCCATCGACCAGGGCCTGGCTTTCGAGGGCCAGACCTTTGTCGCGTTGCTGGCCACGCCCGAATCGCGGGCGCTGCGGCATGCCTTCTTCGCCGAGCGCGCCGCGGCAAAAATCCCCGACGTGCCCGAGGACACGCCTGCCCGCAAGCTGCGCAAGGTGGGCGTGATCGGCGCCGGCACGATGGGCGGCGGCATCGCGATGAGCCTGCTCAATGCCGGACTGCCGGTGACCCTGCTGGAGGCCAGCCAGGACGCGCTGGACCGCGGCCTGGCGACGATCCGCAAGAACTACGAGGGCAGCGTACGCAAGGGCAGCCTGAGCGCGGATGCGCTGGCGCAGCGACTGGCGCTGCTCACGCCCACGCTCGAATACGCAGACCTGGCCGACTGCGACCTCGTCATCGAGGCCGTGTTCGAGGATTTCGAGGTCAAGGCCGCGGTGTTCCGCCGCCTCGATGCGGTCGCGAAGACCGGCGCAATCCTCGCCAGCAACACCTCGACCCTGGACATCGACCGCATCGCCGCGGTGACCACGCGACCGCAGGATGTGGTCGGCCTGCACTTCTTCTCGCCGGCCAACATCATGAAATTGCTCGAAGTGGTGCGCGGCAGCGCCACGGCGAAGGACGTCCTGGCCACTGCGATGGCGCTGGCCCGGCGCATCGGCAAGACCGCGGTGGTCGCCGGCAACTGCGACGGCTTCATCGGCAACCGCATGATCGAGCAATACAGCCGCCAGGCCGGCTTCCTGCTGGAGGAAGGCGCGCTGCCGGCACAGATCGACGCCGCGATGGAGCGCTTCGGCTTCGCCATGGGCCCCTTCCGCATGAGCGACCTGGCGGGCAACGACATCGGTTGGGCGATCCGCAAGCGGCGCGCCATCGAACGGCCGGAGCTGGTCTATCCGGCGATCTTCGACCAGCTGTGCGAGACCGGCCGCTTCGGCCAGAAAACCGGCGCCGGCTGGTACGACTACCTGCCCGGCGACCGCAAGGCGCACCCGAGCGCGCTGGTGGACCAACTGGTCATCGCCCACTCGCAATCGCTCGGCCTCGCGCGCCGCGAGATCAGCGACCGCGAGATCATCGAACGCCTGGTCTACGCGCTGGTCAACGAGGGCGCCGCACTGCTCGCCGAAGGCCACGCCAGCCGCGCCAGCGACATCGACGTGGTCTACCTCACCGGCTACGGCTTCCCGCGCTGGCGTGGCGGACCGATGCAGTACGCCGCCGAGGTCGGGCTGGAGCGAGTGGTCGCGGCGATGCACGCTTTCCAGTCGGCCGCGATCGACCGTGCGCGTCGCGATTCCTGGCAACCGGCGCCGCTACTGCTCGAACGCGCCACGCAAGGTCGCGGCTGGAACGGGCGGTAG
- a CDS encoding transcriptional regulator has product MPRTTTRLASALREPAPARPTPLDLFALARRTWLAGERVDIGALAARLSIGRATAFRWVGSRDLLLAEILWSMCDKLMTQAAQHAGDRHGAARIGAICAYAVRTMVEFRPLRQFVRQDPEYALKLLTSKLGPVQGRAIERVRALLADEAATGRWKPPLSLDTLAYLIVRVCESFVYARVISDQAPDVAEAGVAVELLLSGRVEAAGSGARGGGQGDEPGAPTNE; this is encoded by the coding sequence ATGCCGCGAACGACCACCCGCCTCGCCAGTGCACTGCGCGAACCGGCGCCGGCCCGGCCCACGCCGCTGGACCTGTTCGCGCTGGCCAGGCGCACCTGGCTGGCGGGCGAACGGGTAGACATCGGCGCGCTCGCCGCGCGCCTTAGCATCGGCCGCGCCACTGCCTTCCGCTGGGTCGGCAGCCGCGACTTGCTGCTGGCCGAGATCCTGTGGTCGATGTGCGACAAGTTGATGACGCAGGCCGCGCAGCATGCGGGCGATCGCCACGGCGCCGCGCGCATCGGCGCGATCTGCGCCTACGCCGTGCGCACCATGGTCGAATTCCGCCCCCTGCGCCAATTCGTGCGCCAGGACCCCGAGTACGCGCTGAAACTGCTCACCAGCAAGCTCGGCCCGGTCCAGGGCCGCGCCATCGAACGCGTGCGCGCGCTGCTGGCCGACGAAGCCGCCACCGGCCGCTGGAAGCCGCCGCTCAGCCTCGACACCCTCGCCTACCTGATCGTCCGCGTCTGCGAGTCCTTCGTCTACGCCCGCGTCATCAGCGACCAGGCCCCGGACGTCGCCGAAGCCGGCGTCGCGGTGGAGTTGCTGTTGTCGGGGCGGGTGGAGGCAGCAGGAAGCGGGGCAAGGGGCGGGGGGCAAGGGGACGAGCCTGGGGCTCCGACCAACGAGTGA
- a CDS encoding acyl-CoA dehydrogenase → MSQSPLMDRRHLDFMLHEVLDVGRLSAYPRFAAHNRETYDAAIELAHQIALEKFLPHARKSDLNEPKMVDGKVELIPEIGEGVAAYNEAGFCAALADFDAGGMQLPFVVAQACDAMFSAANAGTIAYPALARAAANLLAVYGTERQRRLYERPIVEGRYFGTMCLSEPQAGSSLSDIKTRATPQPDGSYRISGAKMWISAGDHELGENIVHLLLAKIDGAPAGVRGISLFIVPRWRVNEDGSRGARNDVALAGLNHKMGQRGSVNTFLKFGEQGDCYAELVGEPHHGLGYMFHMMNEERIGVGMGAVQQGSVGYQYSLKYARERRQGRHPDQKDPSSPPVALIEHADVRRMLLQQKCYVEGAQLLGFHASMLVDRAHDPDEAVRRDSHLLLELLTPIIKAWGSDYALKANELAIQILGGYGYTRDYPVEQCYRDNRINPIHEGTNGIQALDLLGRKAMQQGGAALKLLLAEIGRLCHQAGNHAELRGLAQQLGGLAGLTANVTREAGARMAAGDVRLVLANAAHYMTLAGHLVIGWMWLWQADVALRALAKASESDRDFYRGKLQACRYFFATELPIAEHAARLVQQAEPSAYAMQDAWF, encoded by the coding sequence ATGAGCCAGAGCCCGCTGATGGACCGCCGCCACCTCGACTTCATGCTGCACGAGGTGCTCGATGTGGGCCGGCTGTCGGCCTACCCGCGTTTCGCCGCGCACAACCGCGAGACCTACGATGCGGCGATCGAGTTGGCGCACCAGATCGCGCTAGAGAAGTTCCTGCCGCACGCGCGCAAATCGGACCTCAACGAGCCGAAGATGGTCGACGGCAAAGTCGAGCTGATCCCCGAGATCGGCGAGGGCGTGGCGGCCTACAACGAGGCCGGTTTCTGCGCCGCGCTGGCGGACTTCGATGCCGGCGGCATGCAGCTGCCCTTCGTGGTGGCGCAGGCCTGCGACGCGATGTTCTCGGCAGCCAACGCCGGCACCATCGCCTATCCGGCGCTCGCGCGCGCGGCGGCCAATCTGCTCGCGGTTTACGGCACCGAGCGCCAGCGGCGCCTGTACGAGCGCCCGATCGTCGAAGGGCGCTACTTCGGCACCATGTGCCTGTCCGAGCCCCAGGCGGGCTCGTCGCTATCCGACATCAAGACCCGCGCGACGCCGCAGCCGGATGGCAGCTACCGCATCAGCGGGGCGAAGATGTGGATCTCGGCCGGCGACCACGAGCTCGGCGAGAACATCGTCCACCTGCTGCTGGCGAAGATCGATGGCGCGCCCGCCGGTGTGCGCGGAATCAGCCTGTTCATCGTGCCGCGCTGGCGGGTCAACGAGGACGGCAGCCGCGGCGCGCGCAACGACGTCGCGCTGGCGGGCCTGAATCACAAGATGGGCCAGCGCGGCAGCGTCAACACCTTCCTCAAGTTCGGCGAGCAGGGCGACTGTTACGCCGAACTGGTGGGCGAGCCGCACCACGGCCTCGGCTACATGTTCCACATGATGAACGAGGAGCGCATCGGCGTCGGCATGGGCGCGGTGCAGCAGGGCTCGGTGGGCTACCAGTACTCGCTGAAGTACGCCCGCGAGCGCCGCCAGGGCCGCCATCCGGACCAGAAGGACCCGAGCTCGCCACCGGTTGCGCTGATCGAACACGCCGATGTGCGGCGCATGCTGCTGCAGCAGAAATGCTATGTCGAAGGCGCGCAGCTGCTCGGTTTCCACGCCTCGATGCTGGTCGACCGCGCGCACGATCCGGACGAGGCGGTGCGCCGCGACAGCCATCTGCTGCTGGAGCTGCTGACGCCGATCATCAAGGCCTGGGGCTCGGATTACGCGCTGAAGGCCAACGAACTGGCGATCCAGATCCTCGGCGGCTACGGCTACACCCGCGACTACCCGGTGGAGCAGTGCTATCGCGACAACCGGATCAACCCGATCCACGAAGGCACCAACGGCATCCAGGCGCTCGATCTGCTCGGGCGCAAGGCGATGCAGCAGGGCGGCGCTGCGCTCAAACTGCTGCTGGCGGAGATCGGCCGGCTGTGCCACCAGGCCGGCAACCACGCGGAACTGCGCGGACTGGCGCAGCAGCTCGGCGGGCTGGCGGGGCTCACCGCGAATGTCACACGCGAGGCCGGCGCGCGCATGGCTGCGGGGGATGTGCGCCTGGTGCTGGCGAACGCCGCGCACTACATGACCCTGGCCGGGCACCTCGTCATCGGCTGGATGTGGCTGTGGCAGGCCGATGTCGCACTGCGCGCGCTGGCGAAGGCCAGCGAGTCGGACCGCGATTTCTACCGCGGCAAGCTGCAGGCCTGCCGCTACTTCTTTGCAACCGAGTTGCCGATCGCCGAGCACGCCGCGCGGCTGGTGCAGCAGGCCGAGCCGAGCGCCTATGCGATGCAGGATGCGTGGTTCTGA
- a CDS encoding DUF3667 domain-containing protein, translated as MANSEPAVPRLSARAFFDDVASELFSLDRGVPYTLWQLLRRPGPTIRRYVELRDARLTRPFRLVLICLAFAAAIMVLTDFGQGFRQGFELADAESEQPSGGAFKLALDAFIGHFDLILLACWVPAVAAGIQSMYRRHALNYAEAFVFGLYVLPLAILIALLLTVLLGAGLPMPIWFMVIGVFAPVAQAAHGYFRPEGERLWRALMAALLAGFSLLVLMIALLIALTLLKYAGT; from the coding sequence ATGGCGAACAGCGAACCGGCGGTGCCACGGTTGTCGGCGCGGGCTTTCTTCGACGACGTGGCCAGCGAACTTTTCAGCCTCGATCGTGGCGTGCCCTACACGCTGTGGCAACTTTTGCGGCGACCTGGCCCGACCATCAGGCGCTATGTCGAACTGCGCGACGCGCGCCTGACCCGGCCGTTTCGCCTGGTCCTGATCTGCCTCGCCTTCGCGGCTGCGATCATGGTCCTGACCGATTTCGGTCAGGGATTCCGCCAGGGTTTCGAACTTGCGGACGCCGAATCCGAACAGCCAAGCGGTGGTGCGTTCAAGCTTGCGCTGGACGCGTTCATCGGCCACTTTGACCTGATCCTGCTCGCATGTTGGGTACCTGCGGTGGCCGCCGGGATTCAATCGATGTACCGGCGTCATGCGCTGAACTACGCGGAGGCCTTCGTCTTCGGGCTGTACGTCCTGCCACTGGCCATCCTGATCGCGCTCCTGCTGACCGTATTGCTGGGCGCCGGGCTCCCGATGCCGATCTGGTTCATGGTCATCGGCGTCTTCGCGCCCGTGGCCCAGGCCGCTCATGGCTACTTCCGCCCCGAAGGCGAGCGATTGTGGCGGGCGTTGATGGCTGCCCTGCTCGCCGGCTTTTCGCTGCTGGTGCTGATGATCGCATTGCTCATCGCGCTGACCCTGCTGAAGTACGCCGGAACCTGA
- a CDS encoding NADPH:quinone oxidoreductase family protein — MKAIVCEQWGGPDTLVLKEIATPEPGPGQIRIRVAAAGVNFPDVLIIQKKYQMQPPLPFTPGAEIAGTVTAVGAEVQGFAPGMAVAGLCGIGGFAEECVVDAAQCMPLPPGVPMTLAASLLLAYGTSWHALRDRAALQPGETLLVLGAAGGVGLAAVEIGKAIGARVIAAASSGDKLEVCAQHGADDLIDYSTQDIRNEIKRLVGSRGVDVVFDPVGGAHTEAAFRSIAWRGRHLVIGFASGEVPSLPLNLPLLKGASLVGVFWGEFAKREPKANAQGVGELLRWIAQGALNPLISREYSLADAPQALADMAARRVVGKVVVVP; from the coding sequence ATGAAAGCCATCGTCTGCGAACAGTGGGGTGGACCGGATACCCTGGTCCTGAAGGAGATCGCGACACCCGAGCCTGGCCCCGGGCAGATCCGCATCCGCGTGGCGGCTGCCGGCGTGAACTTCCCCGACGTGCTGATCATCCAGAAGAAGTACCAGATGCAGCCGCCGCTGCCGTTCACGCCGGGCGCCGAGATCGCCGGGACGGTGACCGCAGTGGGCGCGGAGGTGCAGGGCTTCGCACCCGGCATGGCGGTGGCGGGATTGTGCGGGATCGGCGGCTTTGCCGAGGAATGCGTGGTCGATGCCGCCCAGTGCATGCCATTGCCGCCCGGCGTGCCGATGACCCTCGCCGCCAGTCTGCTGCTGGCCTACGGGACGAGTTGGCACGCGCTGCGCGACCGCGCCGCGCTGCAGCCAGGCGAAACCCTGCTGGTGCTCGGCGCGGCCGGCGGCGTCGGCCTGGCGGCGGTCGAGATCGGCAAGGCCATCGGCGCGCGGGTGATCGCCGCGGCCAGCAGCGGCGACAAGCTCGAGGTCTGCGCGCAGCATGGCGCCGACGACTTGATCGACTACAGCACCCAGGACATCCGCAACGAAATCAAGCGCCTGGTCGGCAGCCGTGGCGTCGACGTGGTGTTCGACCCGGTCGGCGGTGCACACACCGAAGCCGCGTTCCGCTCGATCGCCTGGCGTGGCCGCCACCTGGTGATCGGCTTCGCCAGCGGCGAGGTACCGTCGTTGCCACTCAACCTGCCGTTGCTCAAGGGCGCGTCGCTGGTTGGCGTGTTCTGGGGCGAGTTCGCCAAGCGCGAGCCGAAGGCGAACGCCCAGGGCGTGGGCGAACTCCTCCGATGGATCGCCCAGGGCGCACTCAATCCATTGATCTCGCGCGAATACTCGCTTGCGGATGCGCCGCAAGCCCTGGCTGACATGGCCGCGCGCCGGGTGGTAGGGAAGGTGGTGGTGGTGCCCTGA
- a CDS encoding cyclic nucleotide-binding domain-containing protein, producing MADIVEIAIVGSGPGGISAAARAAELKVPHVLLEAAPHLSNTIFRYQKGKHVMAEPEALPLRSPLPFTAGSRESILEAWDQGVARLGVNVRHGAEVSAIKKQEDGSFEISIGRKDKVLAKNVVLGIGLQGNIRRLGVPGDDAPFVQYTLDDPDEYEAETIIVVGAGDAAIENAVALSKQNTVVVVNRREEFARAKEGNLRAILKAIEDGVIECYYGAAPERVDKLSVGRKPGRLILNTPKGRAQVLCDRIIGRLGANPPRSFVEACGVVFPNADPSAVPAISEKYESNVPGLYIVGALGGYPLIKQAMNQGYEVVEYILGNKVEPADEPLLRAKFQRMPGFKTVSAALEQVQKAVPLLATITPLQLREFMIDSDIRTPKAGEVIFKRNDYTNSFYCIAEGNVEILVDEAAGKRVSLGAGEFFGEMSLISGRRRSATVFAGQGCVLLETPRRSMTKLINSVDAVKKLVDRTFVERAIRARFGDEATPAQIKEVVAGASLQRFKAGETLFREGEEGDALHLVRVGSLTISRNIGGREIVLSYVPAGNYVGEMAVIGGGKRTATARAAVATETIRVDRDAFRKLMNQNPLLRMKLAKEVKQRTAENITMQAAASGGDIISFLVGQGLGEATDVLLIDESLCVRCDNCEKACAETHGGTSRLDREAGPTFANVHVPTSCRHCEHPHCMKDCPPDAIHRAPNGEVYIADNCIGCGNCERNCPYGVIHMAAKPKKKPGLLQWLLFGNGPGPGESPYDPDSHEKKAVKCDMCKDIKGGASCVRACPTGAAIRISPEQLPEYAYARGP from the coding sequence ATGGCAGACATCGTTGAGATCGCGATTGTCGGTTCTGGTCCGGGCGGCATCAGTGCAGCCGCCCGCGCAGCCGAACTCAAGGTGCCGCATGTGCTGCTCGAAGCAGCCCCGCACCTGTCGAACACCATCTTCCGCTACCAGAAAGGCAAGCACGTGATGGCCGAGCCCGAGGCTCTGCCGCTGCGTTCGCCGTTGCCGTTCACCGCGGGCAGCCGCGAGTCGATCCTGGAGGCCTGGGACCAGGGCGTTGCGCGTCTGGGCGTCAACGTGCGGCATGGCGCCGAGGTCAGCGCCATCAAGAAACAGGAAGACGGCAGCTTCGAGATCAGTATCGGCCGCAAGGACAAGGTGCTGGCGAAGAATGTGGTCCTCGGCATCGGCCTGCAGGGCAACATCCGCAGGCTGGGCGTGCCGGGCGACGATGCGCCCTTCGTGCAATACACCCTGGACGACCCGGACGAGTACGAAGCCGAGACCATCATCGTGGTCGGCGCGGGCGACGCCGCGATCGAAAACGCGGTCGCGCTGTCGAAGCAGAACACCGTCGTGGTGGTCAACCGCCGCGAGGAATTCGCCCGCGCCAAGGAAGGCAATCTGCGCGCCATCCTGAAGGCGATCGAAGACGGCGTGATCGAGTGCTACTACGGCGCCGCGCCGGAACGCGTCGACAAGCTGTCGGTGGGCCGCAAGCCCGGCCGCTTGATCCTGAACACGCCCAAGGGCCGCGCCCAGGTGCTGTGCGACCGCATCATCGGCCGTCTCGGCGCGAATCCGCCGCGCAGCTTCGTCGAGGCTTGCGGCGTGGTGTTCCCGAATGCCGACCCCTCCGCGGTGCCGGCGATCAGCGAGAAGTACGAGAGCAACGTCCCGGGTCTGTACATCGTCGGCGCGCTCGGCGGTTATCCGCTGATCAAGCAGGCGATGAACCAGGGCTATGAGGTCGTCGAGTACATCCTGGGCAACAAGGTCGAGCCCGCCGACGAGCCCCTGCTGCGCGCCAAGTTCCAGCGCATGCCCGGTTTCAAGACCGTCTCGGCCGCGCTCGAACAGGTGCAGAAGGCGGTGCCGCTGCTGGCGACGATCACCCCGCTGCAGTTGCGCGAGTTCATGATCGACTCGGACATCCGCACGCCGAAAGCCGGCGAGGTGATCTTCAAGCGCAACGACTACACCAACAGCTTCTACTGCATCGCCGAAGGCAACGTCGAGATCCTGGTCGACGAGGCCGCCGGCAAACGCGTATCGCTGGGCGCCGGTGAATTCTTCGGCGAGATGAGCCTGATCTCGGGCCGCCGGCGCAGCGCGACGGTATTCGCAGGCCAGGGCTGCGTGCTGCTGGAAACCCCGCGGCGCTCGATGACCAAGCTGATCAACTCGGTCGACGCGGTCAAGAAGCTGGTCGACCGCACCTTCGTCGAACGCGCGATCCGCGCCCGCTTCGGCGACGAAGCCACCCCGGCGCAGATCAAGGAAGTGGTCGCCGGCGCCTCGCTGCAGCGCTTCAAGGCCGGCGAGACCCTGTTCCGCGAGGGCGAGGAAGGCGATGCGCTGCACCTGGTGCGCGTCGGATCGCTGACCATTTCGCGCAACATCGGCGGGCGCGAGATCGTGCTCTCCTACGTGCCGGCCGGCAATTACGTCGGCGAGATGGCGGTCATCGGCGGCGGCAAGCGCACCGCCACGGCGCGCGCCGCGGTCGCCACCGAGACCATCCGGGTGGACCGCGATGCCTTCCGCAAGCTGATGAACCAGAATCCGCTGCTGCGGATGAAGCTGGCCAAGGAGGTCAAGCAGCGCACCGCGGAGAACATCACGATGCAGGCCGCCGCCTCCGGTGGCGACATCATCTCCTTCCTGGTTGGCCAGGGCCTCGGCGAGGCCACCGACGTGCTGCTGATCGACGAATCGCTGTGCGTGCGCTGCGACAACTGCGAGAAAGCCTGCGCCGAAACCCACGGCGGCACCTCGCGGCTGGATCGCGAGGCCGGCCCGACCTTCGCCAACGTCCACGTTCCCACCTCCTGCCGCCACTGCGAGCACCCGCATTGCATGAAGGACTGCCCGCCCGACGCGATCCACCGCGCGCCGAACGGCGAGGTCTACATCGCCGACAACTGCATCGGCTGCGGCAACTGCGAGCGCAACTGCCCGTACGGCGTGATCCACATGGCGGCCAAGCCGAAGAAGAAACCGGGCCTGCTGCAGTGGCTGCTGTTCGGCAATGGCCCGGGGCCCGGCGAATCGCCCTACGACCCCGACAGCCACGAAAAGAAGGCAGTCAAGTGCGACATGTGCAAGGACATCAAGGGCGGCGCCTCCTGCGTGCGCGCCTGCCCGACCGGCGCCGCGATCCGCATCAGCCCGGAACAACTGCCTGAATACGCCTACGCGCGGGGGCCGTGA